GAACGGGAGGTGTTACGTTTGTTAGCGCAGGGGTTGAACAACACCGATATTGCCAGACGATTGTATCTGTCGGAGGGAACCGTGCGGAATTACGTCAGCTCGATTTTTGCCAAACTGGGCGTGTCTGACCGCACCCAGGCGGCGGTGATTGCCCTGCGGCATGGGCTGGCGGATTTGGGCGGAAACTGACCAGACCATTATCTTTGGTCACAGTACACACTAAACTATCGAAGGTATTTGCAAATCACTTTTATAGTAATCTAGCTACGCGAAAATCAGACCCTACCATGTTACTCCGCAAACTTCTGTTTTTGACCATTGTCCTCATCATCCTCAGCCCGCTTGTTTATTTTGGCACGGGTATTGGGCAGCGCGCCTCTACCCTCAGCCCGGCGCCGGTGGCGCTGGCCGGCGGCACCTTGCAGAGCAGCCCCAAAGCCGAGGCCCTACACAGCCTG
This Anaerolineae bacterium DNA region includes the following protein-coding sequences:
- a CDS encoding response regulator transcription factor, producing the protein EREVLRLLAQGLNNTDIARRLYLSEGTVRNYVSSIFAKLGVSDRTQAAVIALRHGLADLGGN